A region from the Branchiostoma floridae strain S238N-H82 chromosome 9, Bfl_VNyyK, whole genome shotgun sequence genome encodes:
- the LOC118423334 gene encoding serine palmitoyltransferase 2-like, with the protein MFGYLRDFLRRIGLDKNQSATERNKMKGFVPLYTSFEGFFSRNIFKRAIHGAGKPICSPPTVEVDVLERTSDDENWHFRLTGKKRRCINLASYNYLGFAEKDGPCVHATAQALQQYGVGVCSSRQELGNYNIHEELETTTARFLGMEDAITFGMGFATNSMNIPVLMGGKVGISMQTE; encoded by the exons ATGTTCGGCTATCTGAGAGATTTTCTTCGGAGGATCGGACTGGACAAAAATCAGTCTGCCACGGAGAGAAATAAGATGaag GGATTTGTTCCTTTATACACGTCATTTGAGGGGTTCTTCAGTAGGAATATCTTCAAGCGCGCCATCCACGGTGCCGGCAAACCGATCTGCAGCCCTCCCACGGTAGAGGTGGACGTGTTGGAAAGGACCAGTGACGATGAGAATTGGCACTTCAG ATTGACAGGAAAGAAGAGGCGATGTATCAACCTTGCCTCCTATAACTACTTGGGGTTTGCGGAAAAGGATGGCCCTTGTGTACACGCCACAGCCCAGGCCTTGCAGCAGTACGGTGTAGGCGTCTGTAGCAGTCGACAGGAACTTG GGAACTACAATATACACGAGGAGCTGGAGACGACAACAGCCAGGTTTCTGGGCATGGAGGACGCTATCACCTTCGGCATGGGTTTCGCCACCAACTCTATGAACATCCCAGTCCTGATGGGGGGTAAAGTAGGTATCAGTATGCAAACAGAGTAG